The Glycine soja cultivar W05 chromosome 9, ASM419377v2, whole genome shotgun sequence sequence gggggggggtttatattttaaagaaagcAAATTTACATTCtggaatagattttttttagaatacaaTGGAAAGTGTCGGAAGCAGTAATGAGAGTGTAGGATATAAATGCTTACTTACATTAGGTTATATTTTTCCAATTAATTCTCCATTTTGGTTTGAGATTCATctgtaacttaaaaaaaaaaaaactagtgatTATAAAACATCTATTACATTGGGTTGTATTTTCTAATTAAGTTTCCATTTTGGTTTGAGATTGGAAACATTATCAATCTATGACTGccgatcaatttttttttattaatctggCTTTAAAAACTCTAAGTATAATTCCTAATTTtgcaaaatattataaattttccaAAGACCTCATGAGATCTTGAAGATAATAGTATACTAACCTGACTTGCATAACAAGGAATTATAatattttgcaaaatcaaggtTCTCCATATTTATTGAAAGAATTTTACACTATAAAAAAGTCaataaatctataaaaaaaagtcaataaatttattatacatgataTGATTGAGATTGATATGAATGAatgattatgtaaaaatattttcacatttTCACAGATAGTTCTAGAATGCCAAGTTGCACTgtcctatcatttaaaaggagTCTGCCAATAATAACTTTTCTTTGTAACAAgcaaaagataatattaaaaccCAAAACTGGAACAAGATGTACAGTTTAGGCATGAAACATTACGCAACGAATACACCAGAACTGCATAACTCTACTTCCTCTTAATTCACATGACATCAAGGACaaacattattaataaaatacgtTCCTCATAATTCACACATGACATCAGGGACAAACATTATAATTGATCAAACTGAATAGAAAGAATGGGATTGCGAGGAAAGAAATAACACCTTAACCTTTAAACTATGCCTCGCTAGTAATCCACTCTTGTATAGCAATATACAACCTACAACATTCTACACAACCCACCAGCTATATCCAAACATAACCATTATATGTATAGTCAATTTAGTATCCAAGCTAACAAATGCTCCAACTGTATGATGGTTATTGTTAAGACATTGCAAAATGTGAAGAATCCTTTCAGCTGTATCCTTTCACCAAGTGCTGCCAAAAAATAATAACGACCTTTCGAAATATCTTGTACCAAAAATCCACAGCTATATATTGGGATGCTGCTCAGTCATTTCTTTCCTCATTCAGCTTTCAATCTCAAGATCTCCTTAGCCGTCCTACGCCGAAAGTAGGACATGTTTTCCTACAATTGAAGAGTGTAATTATTCAATtgtgaaacaataaaaaatatttctaacgaAAAGAATCTTTATATGTTGTTGCTCAAAATATGCATCGTTGAATTTTTAGTCCAGGTTTggtttaatcttttttaataaataactgtttattttttgttaactttaagtttgaaaaaaaaaagtgattatttcttgaaatttaaGTTTGAACCAAACATGCTAAAGAAAATTCTGGTCACGGAACATTCGTATCAACTTAGCTTTTAGTCATGCCATGAACAATATGCAAAGATCaccaattttaaagaatttaaaatatttcaggCAATTAATGACACTTACAACATTTTGTCTTTAAAAGTATTCTTTCCTCTAACCCTAGAACACATCTGAGTGGCTAGAGTTATTGATTTAAAGAGATTTGAAACAATTAAGTTCCATACTTATTGAAAACGAGAATGACATAGAGATAGACTTAGAGAATAGAAAATTAATTCAACATAAccaaatatatagaaaataaagacataatttttctgctatAAATCTAACGCTCCATGTCCTACCTGGTTAAAACACAATTCCAGACCCCTGCTATAAAAGTCTGCATATTTGATCATAAACACCCCACAATCATACCTGTTCAGAcgaaaaaaacttttttgttCAGAAAATAATTCACCAAAAACTGCTGCTAGCTTGAACTGTTAAGAGTTGCAACGAATCCGGAAAACTTGGGCGTGCAAAGGCAGAGGGgaaaaataaggaataaaaaaagagCAAGTATTGGAAAACTATTAATGTCAAAACGTTTCATATTCATtcctttgaaatttaaattagagAAGCACTTCCAAGAAAGTGAAGATAAAGTTGCAATATATTTCATATATCCATTAAGTAAGAAATGGGAATAACTCTTAAAAAATCTCAATGACAAATCAGTCAAGAAATTCATAGACAAGGTCAAACAAAGCTTGATATAAGTTAAAAAGGCTGAtgcttaaaatatatatttcttatctcCACAATAaacttttagaataaatttaaaattgtaaggAAAATAGATTCATTATACAAGGAAAGAAGTTTgagcaaataagaaataaaattatatgcttCAGGATACTTTCTTTGCAAAAGTCTATTAGGTTCATTTACCTGTGAAAGAAGACATACTTATgggttttttaatttcaaaaatgttGTAAGAGCTACAACTCATTATTaattgcatatttcttctgtttagAAAAACTGAGGCAAAAAATACTAAACTAAATTATCTCATAAATGATTTGCAGAATAGAATACAAACCCATTTTTCTGCACAGGAAGGTCTTTCACAAATTCTTTTTTccaggtatttacatcaataTGTTTTCCAGTCTTGTCATTTACTTCATCCGCAAAATATTTAGCCTGAGAGACATCAAtagaaaacattaaataaaccTAACATGTAAATACATGTATATCTTTCCTctgttcttataaaataaatttcaacaataCATGTGTTATTGTGTTAATACTCAGGCCATTGGTGAAACATGAAATTTCAGCTTCAAAACTTTGTCACAGTTTCACTATAACTTAAACGAAGAAGAAACAGCACTTGCCACAATGGCTACCTCTGGTGTTTTAAGAAGTGTAAGGCGCGTTTAGGCACCAAAGGCTAGACAAAAGCCTGCACCTGACTGAGGCAATTTACATATATTTGGTGTCTTTAAagatttaaaaacaaacaagattGCTAATTAAGTAGTTCAAATTAAAGTAggaatgaaatttcaaatttcatgtAATTTAAACATGTCTTCTATCTCGAACCTTGATTGAAAACATCATCAAATCACACACTTTATTGATTACTATATGTATGATAAAACATGCCGGGGGGGTTCAATCAAATCACGCTAGCCCCAAAACACCCCAACATTGCAAAAAGTACAgtaaaaaactagaaaaactatTGCACCCTGATGCCAGAAGGCTCTTCAATATGcaaaggtatgggggagggccATTGTACGTAGCCtaacccttgcatatgcaaagaggccttTTCCGAATTCGAATCCATGACCAACCAGTCACCAAGATGCAACTTTCCTACTACGCCAAGGCTTGACCACGCAGAAAGTACAGTtaaaggacaaaaataaaataaacaaaacaattacGAGTTTGTCTTGTCAcgaaaaagtattaaataaataaaaaaaatgttcccACTTTGAttactttcaatatttttaattagcatTTTAGATCTTGGACTGTGGAATTTTCAGTTAAATAACATAGAACAAAAACTTTACCAGCTTTTCTAGCACAAAACTATCCTCTCCTTTCATTGAGTCAAGATACTGGAATTTCTTATCTTTCTTATTGATAACTGCCAAGCACCAATGTATCTCTTGATGGATAGGTACAAATATCTGGTAATAACATTAAATCCGGTGAAAGATCAGTATGGAAACCAATTGACATGGCTAGAAGTAACATGAAAAATTagttcaaacataattactttaTCACATTCAAGTAGACTGTATCCCAATTTCCGTTGGGTTGTCCATCTTCTGACAGATTTGAAATCATAACCTTTCGGCCCACTTATTAACTGCAAtaacattcaaaataaaaaatataagcttCTGACCAACATGactaaattacatatatttatttgttataaactaaattacaaatataataaaatggcATCATATGTaagacattcattttttttccatttgtaCCCTGGATGAGGTGTctcatttataatattaaactcTTGGTCAACTGCAACCAATGCTTGACGAGGAGAAAAATGACCCCTCTCCTTAACAATGGTAATCAATCATCTGAGGGTGGAATGGTTTTTCTAAGTCAACACTAAATAATTATGTGAAGAGGTATTCTACCTTTTTGTAGAAAAAGGTATTGAAAAAATGACATTTCAGAAATTTCTGTGGTTCTCTTTGCTCCCTCTCCTTAAGCAATTCCAGGTACAAATTTATAACCTGCACAATAAAGGTACATGATCCATCActgaatttcaaatttataaaaatgtcaaATCATGATACAGTTAGGTACCAAATTTCTTCAGCAACTCAACAACAAAGGGATAAACAAATAATCAGCAAACAAGTTTACCTCATCATTTAACCATCCAGTGGGCCTAAGGCACTGAAACTTCTCTCCCGTGATCACAATGTTAGAATTCTCGTGGGTAACCAAGATCCTCCTCCTGCATAAGCAAGTGCTCAATGAGCTACAATACAGATTACACTCTCCCTCCCAACATATAACCAAATCATCAAAACATACCAGTTGGAAGAAAAGGCACATTCAACCTCATCTTCCTCCTCACTTGTAAGAGCAACAAAAGGCTCTTGCGGCACTTCCTGTTCCTGAAATTCACAGCAACACACTGGGTAAATTGCTCTAACATTTACCCTGTTTCTCATTCCTCAATCAAccacattaaaaattaaacataactaACATCTCCGtgtttctcttttctatttccACTAAAAATTACAACAATACCACATCATCTCACTTGAGTTCCTCCCATTTTCCAAAATTCACCCcaaaaaaggagaaaacaaCAGAAATCTTTGCCGACTAGAAACAAAATGaattcaaaaaatgaaattgttgttcttatattcttataataaaattaatcgtTTCCATAAACAAAACACGCCCCCGCAAATGAACAAACCCCTACTAAGCAACAAAAATAACACCTAAACAGTCAAACACACAACAAAGATGGATGATTGCTAAATGCTAAACAAGTAATCATAATCACCTCAACCAATTCCTTCTTCGGCCGCAACAAATTATAATGTTCCCTGCGcttctcattcaaatcaatCTCAAAATTCAGCCTCTGAAGCGTGCCACTTCTCCTCCCAACATCCTCAAGCAACTTCTTATACATATGAACATTTTCCAAATCACGCTGCGTCTCATAACCCCACACCTTCCCACCACTCACCATCTTCAACTCCGCATTCATCATCTCCGAATCAAACGACAACGTTGACTGCGACTGCTGCTGAACCCTGACAACCTTGTCACCATCGCCACGCGCCTCTTCCACACTCGAATCCACGTAACGCTCTTCACTCTCCGTCTCTGCGTCCACCTCAATCACCTCCTTCCCCTTCTCCACCAGGTTCCTGCATTTCGCCGACGCCGAACGCTTCGCCTCCTTGAACTTCGTTGCCAGAAAGTTCCCCATGACGTTGCCGGCACTGACAATAACCCTAGAGCGTTCGAATTTTCGCGACCGGCACGGCGCGTGAACCTCCCTCGCCAACGGCGCGTGAACCTCTGGGTACCGGGAGAGTCTCGCGACGGCGCTGGTGGCGGACGGAACGGGTTTGATCGAGAATTTGGCGCGTTTTCTCGGAGAATCGGAATTTGTGTGGTTTACGTTCATGCATTCTTCGGAGCGCTTCCGGTTTGCGGTCATCGCACCCATTGATTGATCGAATTGGGAATGCGCAGTGATTGAAGCATGTCCAACGCGAGAATTTGGGGAATTAGGGATTCTACTCTTCTGTTACGACTTACGACGAggggaaagaaaattaaaaacccTAAAGAAATTGGGCGGGGTTTGGTGTTTATGTACTATACAAAATGCAGTGGAGTGTGTGGGTTTGTTTGAATTGAATCAATGCGCAGAAATTGGTATGCTAGTGTTGTTCTCTTCACTAACTtcaaaaatcagatttttttatatatatatacagggACGAAGGTATTATATAAATGTGTATCGTCTTCTTCCCAATCACGTTCAAAAAGGAATTcggtttaataaataataataattctaataatttagaaaacaaattaacaaaccATATTATATGCaccataaatattaaaagaaataattcttCTAAACATAccccttttttaaaaaactaaattccaaaaattatttttggcaaTCGACTGTCAACATTTAGATTTCGAATCAAATACGttttgaaaactaattttaaaagtgtTCAATTTTTAACTTTGAAAATAGGATATCTCTAATTCTCCAATGATGTTTTAAGATGCTCAAGGAACTCACTTTAGagaatataaaatcatttttttgtccCACAATGTTACATATTTTTAAGATACTCATACCCAAATTTATTCTAATGATAAAAATTTTTAAGaagttcatattttatatttttattctaacttaattatatttcaaatcaattattaattcattttttgattattacgtgtaaaaatattaaatattaaaaattaatgaaagtaAACTTTATAGCAGCCATAATGTTCTTGTCTCAACTCTCACTTCTCctttgattaactattttgtttGTAGCAATCGATAAACTGCAAGGTGAAATCGATTCTATTGAGATGTTAATTGAGTgacttttctttcaaaaaactgGTGGCGCTCTTCGTCGTTATTGTATGCTTCTTTGATTCTTGTCTAATATCAGGTTAATGATTGGTCAACTCCTATAATTGCATCATTTGATACATTTAGTCAGGAATGAgaatgttttatgaattttttttctaaatcaaaCTTTCTCTTCCTTCATCTGGCTTAATATTTTCTAGACCAATTGGTGTTTTAAGTTGACCATTTGTCATATAACATGATGTCatactttaattaaattaaaataaaaaatagaagattagAGTTCCTTATAACGAAAATGTTGTCGTTTAAGAATAGAAGGAAGCTTGCGTCTTCTTCCCCTAGCACTGGTCATCGATCGCAATAAAGAAAAGGAGTATGTCGGTCTAAGATTCATAGTGGTGCACCCGTGCATAGTGTTGGGTTGGCTTCGTTAAGGGTTGTTTGTGTAAGTTGAATGTCCTCCAATCCAGAGAAGAGAATGGCATCCATGGGAGCTTATTCTTTGTCATTTGGGTCTCTTTCTATTCATTGTTGGTGAGTCAACGCGGCTATCCAACTAACGTCTCGAACTAAGAAGCATTCAGACAAGATATTTTGGCGATAAGCTTAGTGGAATGTAAGAAAATTTTACTTTTGACATAGTTGATTTATACtgtgtttttatttctattgtgTTCTATTTTAGGGTTCTTAGTGGTTGTTGTATAATGTGTAGGAAGATACGAAGTGAAAATTTTTGGTTTGGGATGATGATTTGACAAAACATTTAAACCAAGGCTGATTCTGTTTTTCCAAAGGAATTTCTAAAATGTCAATGTTTGAGTCTCCTTGTAAGAGAGATGGTGTGAAGGCTAGATTCTAGATCTAGACACAGTGGTGAAAAATGAGGTTTTGGATGGTGGTGTTGATTTCGGGGTTATGGGAAATAGGTTGGTGAAAATTTGGATTGTGTGAAAATGATTGAAGAGTTGGACTTGTGTGAAGTTCCTTGTGTTCATTTGTCCGGTTTTTCTTGAGCCAATGCATGGCCTCTtaatcttaatttaaatttttattctaaataatatttgctaattattttaaaaaaataaaaaatttatttcatacatGAAATCTCAACTCAAATATAGAATACATATGATATCATAGGTAGTTTGCGTATCAAGTTAACGATCGTATCAACAATTAATAGATCCATTCTAATAGTAAGGATCTcgcacaaatttttttaaatattagggACCCatcgtaaaataaaaatttattaggaactaaataaaaaaatatgtatatattaaagacaaaaatatattaagccATTTTTTTATGTGAGATTTTTCCAAGAGGCTTTACCCACAAAACCAGTTCGTAGACATGTCGAGCATAATGCCACGTGTAGCAGATGCGGTGCACCTTTTGAGAATTTGtttcatgtgttttttttttaatgtgatgGAGTGCACTTAAGTTAGGCGAAGCTGCATATTGCACTAAGACATTATCTACGTCACAACATAAACTAGTTTGAGTGGCTTCGTGAAGGATTTATGTAGTAGGGAATGTTGTTGCTAGTCAACTTGTGGTTGATTTGGAAAACCCAGATTCTCACATCTTTGCACATAATGCGACCCCCCTTAGTGTTGTTACAGAACAAGCATCACTTTTGAACAATGTAGTGGAATATGCCTTATTCTACAATAGCATCCCTCAAATtctatttaaattgaaaaaaaatacttgtacaatataataaatactttttagaatataacatttttttttcaaacaagatATCTTAGAAATTCACAAGTTTCGGTCCTTTGAGTCGAACTTAAAGTTATCATCCATTTTCAATGATATATTCTAGGAGAATTGATCGACACATGTTCTTTCCTACTAATTCAGCGTGAGTTATTTACTGAATTACTCTTGAGTTGTTTTGGATAGTTATAAAATAACTTCTCGTAGCAATTAAAAAAACGAGCATGGAGAATACACACAGCAgacagattttttatttttttttataaaatagtaacAATTGCAGCCaaacttgattttttattagtaaaaaattttaaaatttccttcCTATTGTCCTAGTCTAATTATTAAACTACTGAAAGAGTAAAACATCAAAACTAATGCTCAAAAATATTGATCTCTCAATAGACCCATCGACTCATGTCTTTTGACTTTGGTGCTGTGTGTTGGATGGAAACTGAGTGCATCAACTGGGTCCTTGTTAGAATCTAAGCCTCTAGTTCAGCTGATCTATTAGAGTACTCCTTAACCAATGCTCCAAAAAGTGAATGCCTTTCTAGCAAACGCGATGGCTTGTCATATTCCTTTGCATAGCCtgtcaaaaaaaatcaaacacccCACAACTCATTGTTTTAGCAATTTATTAACTGCAGAAAATTTGtattgaaattataaaagtatTGGTAATGGTAGAAGCTACACATATATGACATTATAAAAACATTGTACTATTGAAATTACCTGCATCAATGACTAAAACCCTGTCACAATCCATGACTGTTGGTATTCTATGAGCAATGCTGATAATTGTACGATCCGCAAAGTCCTCACGGATGATCTTTTGTATCACAGCGTCAGTTTGCGAATCAACGGATGCTGTTGCCTCATCCATGAACAATATTTTGCTGCTTTTTAGCATGATCCTTCCCAAGCAAAGAAGCTGTCTTTGCCCCACACTCCAATTGTCTCCACCATCAACcactaagaaataaaatagtaaaataaactaTGTCAACTCATAATTTTACCAAGTGAAACATCATAAAGCAATATCAATATCTTAAGCAATGTTTTTTAACTACATTGGACTAAGTAAACTATTAAAAGGAGATTTTTGAGAGGAGTTATCACCTGGAGCCTCAAGTTTCTCTGGCTTTGCAGCCACCACATCTTTCAGTTGGCAGCGCTCAAGACTCTGCAGCAACATAATTTAAAAGCAATTGATTAGTTATGAGAAGCTCAGATTATAAACTCAAGTGCACCCATGCTttcatgcattttcttttactCTCTACTTTTCACTTTTGTAGTGCACACAAACATTTTTAACTAGAACTAAACTTAGATATAGTTCATTGGTGTTGTTCTATAATTACAATTGAAGTTTCACCTTTGAAACCAATATTTACATTAAATGTTGACCTTTATTACACAGGTTAGCGAGGTGAATCTccgattttttaattgaaaaacaacAGCTAAAGCATCTAAGTATTGTACCTAAGTTTTGTCCTTTCAACAAATCACAGGATTTTGCATTCAAATAAACAAACATGTATATTGCTTCTATGAATTATATACCTTCCAAATTTCTTCCTCTGAATACAGTCCAAGGGGGTCAATGTTGCTTCGTACTGTTCCTTGAAAGAGGACAGGCTCTTGAGGAATAATTCCAAATCTAGACCTCACATCATGAAGGCCCAGGGTGCAAATGTTGATTCCATCAACAGTTATTTTCCCAGCTGAAGGCTCAATCAACCTAAATAACACCTGAATGAGGGTTGATTTCCCACTTCCTGTACGACCAACAACACCAATCTTTTCTCCTGCTTCAATGGTGAGAGAGATTCCCTTGAGAACCAGAGGAGTATTTGGTCGATACCGAACCTGTTCACCATCATTTATTAACAAAGATTATATAGGTAGTAGTTACTAAAATGCATGTTAACCTATATGGGAAATTCACCATCAATATCATTACTAAAAAAACCAAGTTTCCACCACATAATTGCATTATAATATGCCTACATTTTTGTGCATAAAAAATCGATCAAAATTCCCTCCAATTCAAATGTGTTCTTCTGTATGCAAATTCcatgtaaaataaatacttgagattgtaattgattttagattttgttatatatgtatttgatttgaaaacaactcTCAATCGTTAACTATTGCGAGTGAATTGTATTCTCTAAAGTACACCCCTCTCTTTAGAGGATTCCATCATATATTGGGTTTAACCTTTCATGCTGCTTTGTGtcaaaatttttgaaataaactaATTGTCCCAAGAAGTACGGGAAAAATGGGAGAGACAGTGACCATATGAATGTGTACATGTTTAATTTGTTGAAGATTTTGTTAAGTAATGTAAAGTCACGTTTCTAAGTAGTATACacctatattttttgttaaattctgCTGATTGTCAATTTGTCTTGAAAAGGAGTGTAAGTAACATATTCTCTAACACACTCCTCTCAACgcactcttttttatttattaaaatttattgaaaactataaaatcatGAGTGAGGTTTGTTATATAAGGAGTGAGACCAATACAATTTTGTCATTTCCAATCAATTTCAgccaaataaaaacaatatgtaCTTAGCTATTTGTGACTACTACGTACCTGCAAATTGGTTAACTCAATAATGCCTTGACTGGGCCAATTCTGAGGAGGAGTTTTGTCAGCAATTTTCCATGGAGCTTCTGAGGGAAGGCTGGAGAACTGCTTTATTCTCTCAACTGAAACCATTTTGTTCTCAACAGAACAAGTCATGCTTATGGTAAATGCCAAGAGACTACTGAGAGCCAGGCCATAGGACAAAGACAAACCAACATATTCTGCAGCAAGTGGAATGAT is a genomic window containing:
- the LOC114368001 gene encoding ubiquitin-like-specific protease ESD4; its protein translation is MGAMTANRKRSEECMNVNHTNSDSPRKRAKFSIKPVPSATSAVARLSRYPEVHAPLAREVHAPCRSRKFERSRVIVSAGNVMGNFLATKFKEAKRSASAKCRNLVEKGKEVIEVDAETESEERYVDSSVEEARGDGDKVVRVQQQSQSTLSFDSEMMNAELKMVSGGKVWGYETQRDLENVHMYKKLLEDVGRRSGTLQRLNFEIDLNEKRREHYNLLRPKKELVEEQEVPQEPFVALTSEEEDEVECAFSSNWRRILVTHENSNIVITGEKFQCLRPTGWLNDEVINLYLELLKEREQREPQKFLKCHFFNTFFYKKLISGPKGYDFKSVRRWTTQRKLGYSLLECDKIFVPIHQEIHWCLAVINKKDKKFQYLDSMKGEDSFVLEKLAKYFADEVNDKTGKHIDVNTWKKEFVKDLPVQKNGYDCGVFMIKYADFYSRGLELCFNQENMSYFRRRTAKEILRLKAE